The Streptomyces sp. NBC_00483 genome contains the following window.
TTCAGGTGGGTGGGGTCGGTGGCCGGTGCGCGCAGCGCGTCGGCGGCGCGGTCCAGGGGGAAGCGGCCGGTGAGGACGGCGGCCAGGTCGACGCGGCCCTCTGCGGCGAGTGCGATCGCGGCCGGGAAGGCGTGTGCGTAGCGGAAGGCGCAGCTCAGGTCGATCTCGTTGCGCTGGAGCTGGGCGAGGGGGAGTCCGTCGACCGTGGGGGCTGCCTGGCCGACGACGGTGGCGCGGGCCCCGGGGCGCAGGGTGTGCAGGCCCTGCCAGAGCGCGGCCGGGTGGGCCGAGCACTCCAACAGTCGGTCCACGTCCGTGAGTTCGAGCTTCTCGCGGGCGGTGTTGACGGTGTGGGTGGCGCCCAGTTTGCGAGCCTGGGCGAGGCGGGCGTCGTTGACGTCGGTGACGGTGATCTCGACGGCGCCGGCGGCGCGGGCGACCTGGGCGCACAGGATGCCGATGGGGCCCGCCCCGGTGATCAGGACCCGGTCGCCGAAGGTCACCTCGGCGCGGCGTACGGCGTGCACGGCGACGGCCAACGGCTCGATGAGCGCGCCGAGTTCGAGTGGGATCGTGTCGGGGAGCGGGTGTACGGCGCGGCTCGGAGTCACCAGGTGGGTGGAGATGGTGCCGTGGGTGGGTGGTGAGCCGAAGCAGGTGCCGGTCGGGCAGAGGTTGTAGCGCCCCGAGCGGCAGGTGGCGCAGGTGCCGCAGCCGATGGCGGGTTCGACGGCGACCCGGGTGCCGGGGGCGACGGTGGCCGCATCGCCGGTGGCGAGGACGGTGCCCGAGGCTTCGTGGCCGAGGGCGGTGGGCTGTCGCAGCACGTTGCTGCCGTTGCGGCCGGAGGCGAAGTAGTGCATGTCGGAGCCGCAGACGCCGACCGCGTCGACCGCGATCAGGACGTCGTCCGGGCCGAGCGGACGCAGCGGCAGCTCCTCGATCCGCAGGTCCTCGGCGGCGTGCAGTACGGCGGCACGGGCCGTCGTGGGCAGAGCTGTGCCAGGTGTATTGGCTGTCATGGATTCACGTCCCGACGAGAAGGGGGGGCGAACGCCCTTGGGGATGAGGGAAGTTCAGGCGGACTCTGCGGCTTCGGCCGCCGCCGCGCGCGGCCCGCGGGTCTGCAGAAGGTCGACGAACTCGCCGACCCGGGCTGCGAACGCGGGGTACTGCGGAAGCTCGTCACCGAGCAGCCCGTCGTCGAGGACGGCGGTGGCGAACGATGTGCCGTCGGCGGTCTTGGCCCGCAGCGCGGCCAGCCGTTCGCGGGCCGGGTCCACCATGGCGGCCGCGTGCTCGCCCGGGTCGAAGCCCGCGGACGGGGCCAGGCAGCACAGGTAGGCGGCGACGGTGAGGGCGAGATGGTGCGGCATCCGGCCGGAGCGCAGGTGGAGCAGTGCCGGGTCCGGGATGCGCTGGCGCAGCTTCACCGATCCGTCCGAGCCAACCTGCCGGGTGCGGTGTCCGAGCGCCGAGTTGGCCCAGCGGGTGAACAGCTGTTTCACGTACGCGTCCAGGTCGACGCCGTCGGGAACGGTCAGGCTCGGCAGGTACTCGTCCCACAGCACCGCACGCGCCGCCTCCGTCACGAAGGGCTGTGCGCTCGATTCCGGGATGGTGTCGCGGCCGTCGAGGGCCCCCAGGTAGGCGATGAGCGAGTGGGTGCCGTTGAGCAGCCGGACCTTGAGCAGCTCGTACGGGGTCACGTCGTCGGTGAACAGCGCCCCGCCCGCCTCCCACGCGGGACGCGCCGCGGCGAAGTGGTCCTGCAGCACCCACATGCTGAACGGCTCGGCGGGCACCGGGACTTCGTCGTGCAGGCCGAGCGCCCCGGCGACGGCGGTGCGCTCCGCGTCCGTGGTGGCGGGCACGATGCGGTCGACCATGGTGTCGGGGAAGGTGACGTTCCCGGCGGCGAGCCAGGCAGCCACCTCCTCGCCCTCCCCGGCGGGCAGTTGGGCGATGAACTCCTCGACGAGACGGCGGGTGTGGTGGCCGTTGCCGACGAGGTTGTCGCAGCTGAGGACGGTGACCGGGGCACCGTGCCCGGCGGCCCGCTCCTGCAGAGCGCGCACGATACGCCCCAGGGTGGTCACCGGTGCGGTGCGGTTGCCGCTCAGGTCGGCCCGGACACCTGGGTGGTCCAGGTCGAGGCCGCCGGTGCGGGGCGAGAAGGTGTAGCCGTGCTCGGTCACCGTCAGGGAGATCACGCGGGTGCCGGGCGCGGCGAGTGCCTGCTGTACGTGCTCGGGCTCGCGCGCGGCGACCAGAACGCCGGTGTGCACGGCGGGGACCGTGCAGCGCAGACCGTCGGGGGAGACCTCGGCGACGGTGTAGCGCAGGTCCTGGGCGCGCAGCGCGTCGGCGACGCCGGTGGAGCGGCCGGCCACCCCGACGATGCCCCAGGGGCCCGCCTCCTGGGCGAGCGCGGCGGCGGTGTAGACGGCCTGGTGGGCGCGGTGGAAGTTGCCGAGTCCGAGGTGCACGATGCCGGTGTCGGCCGCGGTCAGGGTGCGGCTGTGCAGCAGCGCGCTGGACGGCGCGGCGGCCGCGGACAGGCGGGGTGTGCGGGCGGGGGCGGTGGTCATGAGGGGGTGTGTCCTTGCGCAGGGGTGCGGCCGGCGGCGTATGTCTGGCGTGTCCGGGCCATCGGGGCGGGCCGGGTCACCAGTCGGTCATGGAGCCGTCGCGCCGGCGGGCGACGGGCAGGTATGCCGCCTGGTACGGGTGACGGGCGGCGAGTTCCTCGTCCACCTCGATGCCGAGTCCGGGGGCTTCGCCGGGGTGCAGGTGACCGTCCGCGTACGACCAGGAGTGCTGGAACACCTCGTGCACCAGCGGGTCGTAGCCCATGTACTCCTGGATGGCGAAGTTGGGTGTGGCCAGGCCGACATGGAGCGAGGCGGCGAGCGCGACGGGGGAGACGTCCGAGGGGCCGTGCGGGCCGAGCTTGATCTGCCAGACGTCGGCGAGCGCGGCGATGCGGCGCAGGTGGCTGATGCCTCCGGCGTGGGTGACACAGCAGCGTACGAAGTCGATGAGCTGCTCGGTGATCAGGCCCTGGCACTCCCAGAGTGTGTTGAACACCTCGCCGATGGCCAGTGGAACGGTGGTCTTCGCCCGGATCGGGCGCAGCACTTCCTGGTTCTCGGCGGGGGTGACGTCCTCCAGCCAGAACAGGTCGACGTCCTCCAGCGAACGGCCAAGGCGTGCCGCCTGGTTGGGCGTGAGGCGGTGGTGGGCGTCGTGCAGCAGCTTGATGTCGTCGCCGACGTGCGAGCGGGCCGCCGCGA
Protein-coding sequences here:
- a CDS encoding NAD(P)-dependent alcohol dehydrogenase, producing MTANTPGTALPTTARAAVLHAAEDLRIEELPLRPLGPDDVLIAVDAVGVCGSDMHYFASGRNGSNVLRQPTALGHEASGTVLATGDAATVAPGTRVAVEPAIGCGTCATCRSGRYNLCPTGTCFGSPPTHGTISTHLVTPSRAVHPLPDTIPLELGALIEPLAVAVHAVRRAEVTFGDRVLITGAGPIGILCAQVARAAGAVEITVTDVNDARLAQARKLGATHTVNTAREKLELTDVDRLLECSAHPAALWQGLHTLRPGARATVVGQAAPTVDGLPLAQLQRNEIDLSCAFRYAHAFPAAIALAAEGRVDLAAVLTGRFPLDRAADALRAPATDPTHLKVVIRPGDTAAAH
- a CDS encoding mannitol dehydrogenase family protein; translated protein: MTTAPARTPRLSAAAAPSSALLHSRTLTAADTGIVHLGLGNFHRAHQAVYTAAALAQEAGPWGIVGVAGRSTGVADALRAQDLRYTVAEVSPDGLRCTVPAVHTGVLVAAREPEHVQQALAAPGTRVISLTVTEHGYTFSPRTGGLDLDHPGVRADLSGNRTAPVTTLGRIVRALQERAAGHGAPVTVLSCDNLVGNGHHTRRLVEEFIAQLPAGEGEEVAAWLAAGNVTFPDTMVDRIVPATTDAERTAVAGALGLHDEVPVPAEPFSMWVLQDHFAAARPAWEAGGALFTDDVTPYELLKVRLLNGTHSLIAYLGALDGRDTIPESSAQPFVTEAARAVLWDEYLPSLTVPDGVDLDAYVKQLFTRWANSALGHRTRQVGSDGSVKLRQRIPDPALLHLRSGRMPHHLALTVAAYLCCLAPSAGFDPGEHAAAMVDPARERLAALRAKTADGTSFATAVLDDGLLGDELPQYPAFAARVGEFVDLLQTRGPRAAAAEAAESA
- the manD gene encoding D-mannonate dehydratase ManD: MSKPDRIVAADVLVTSPTRNFVTLKITTEQGLVGWGDATLNGRELAVAAYLRDHVAPLLIGRDPARIEDMWQYLYRGVYWRRGPVTMTSIGAVDLALWDIKGKSVGLPVYQLLGGAVRDRILSYTHATGWDVPQLLDSIDARLAEGFQAVRAQTGVPGLDVVYGVSKDGAGYEPAGRGLAPFEETWDTDAYLRHAPKALAAARSHVGDDIKLLHDAHHRLTPNQAARLGRSLEDVDLFWLEDVTPAENQEVLRPIRAKTTVPLAIGEVFNTLWECQGLITEQLIDFVRCCVTHAGGISHLRRIAALADVWQIKLGPHGPSDVSPVALAASLHVGLATPNFAIQEYMGYDPLVHEVFQHSWSYADGHLHPGEAPGLGIEVDEELAARHPYQAAYLPVARRRDGSMTDW